In one Bactrocera tryoni isolate S06 chromosome 5, CSIRO_BtryS06_freeze2, whole genome shotgun sequence genomic region, the following are encoded:
- the LOC120776805 gene encoding uncharacterized protein LOC120776805 isoform X2, translating to MSTIGDRVLNISLPKIGEKSLFTRDLEDALRNGGVDFVVHSLKDLPTALPTGMAIGAVLEREDARDALVLREEYKGHTIETLPKGCVIGTSSLRRTAQIRRQYPHLTICDIRGNLNTRLAKLDATNSKFAGIVLAQAGLVRMGWEQRISQVLEPTDLLYAVGQGALAVECRANDEEVLSMLQSLMCLSTTCRILAERSFLKTLGGGCSAPVAVWSNLDGDLTETNQNNCNSALSLVGAVWSLDGATEIRDKKACSFAVEEVKKADNNDNANLVEDSDDDSSDQPPTKRRRSNESSSPEQRHSPPVINDDAEIEKLTTAYSMGDIIEKHISLAKHCPVISADLHKIEMINNAENGNDNGNISANLDLRASGDSNANNPHCPLKMDVGQDFMGECPFVSKEEKITLATAGKCPVTKELVQKPKEETDNVVVAALPSTSKCPFASMHSTAKDNEFSSSAPDAAAGKCPFLQKTVKMFDYADEEKPQPKSIPVLIEDVDNLYCGLYQHACYNRELYKRSDALGQQLAEELIKKGALEVMKCAQAEIHSKA from the exons ATGTCAACGATAGGCGATCGTGTTCTCAATATATCACTGCCAAAAATAGGCGAGAAAAGCCTTTTCACACGTGATCTCGAAGACGCATTACGCAACGGTGGTGTAGATTTCGTTGTACATTCGCTTAAAGATCTACCCACCGCGCTTCCAACTGGTATGGCGATTGGTGCTGTGCTTGAACGTGAAGACGCTAGAGATGCTTTGGTGCTGCGTGAGGAATACAAGGGTCACACCATCGAAACATTGCCAAAGGGTTGTGTGATAG GCACTTCTTCACTTCGACGCACAGCTCAAATCCGTCGGCAATATCCTCATTTAACCATTTGCGATATACGCGGTAATCTGAATACACGTCTTGCGAAATTGGATGCCACTAATTCGAAATTCGCTGGCATAGTACTTGCACAAGCTGGCCTTGTACGCATGGGTTGGGAGCAGCGTATCAGTCAGGTACTAGAACCGACCGATTTGCTATATGCTGTCGGCCAAGGTGCCTTGGCTGTTGAATGTCGTGCGAATGATGAGGAAGTACTCTCAATGTTGCAGAGTTTAATGTGCCTGTCAACAACCTGTCGCATATTAGCCGAACGTAGCTTCCTCAAGACTTTAGGTGGTGGCTGCAGTGCTCCCGTAGCAGTTTGGAGTAATTTAGATGGTGATTTAACTgaaacaaatcaaaataactGTAACAGCGCTTTGTCTTTGGTGGGCGCCGTCTGGAGTTTGGATGGTGCTACCGAAATACGTGACAAGAAAGCCTGCAGCTTCGCCGTAGAAGAAGTGAAAAAAGCTGATAACAATGATAATGCTAATTTAGTTGAAGATAGCGACGACGATAGCAGTGATCAACCGCCTACTAAACGACGCCGAAGCAACGAGTCAAGCAGTCCGGAACAACGTCACAGTCCTCCAGTGATAAATGACGATgcagaaatagaaaagcttacAACCGCCTACAGCATGGGCGATATCATTGAAAAACACATAAGCTTAGCAAAACATTGCCCTGTCATTAGCGCTGATTTACACAAAATAGAAATGATAAACAATGCAGAAAATGGCAATGATAATGGAAATATTAGCGCAAACTTGGATTTGCGCGCTAGCGGCGACTCGAACGCTAACAATCCGCATTGCCCCTTAAAAATGGATGTAGGGCAAGATTTTATGGGCGAATGCCCATTTGTAAGTAAAGAAGAAAAGATTACATTGGCTACAGCGGGGAAATGTCCCGTTACCAAAGAACTCGTACAAAAACCGAAAGAAGAAACTGACAATGTTGTCGTTGCGGCCTTACCGTCTACCTCAAAATGCCCGTTCGCCAGTATGCACAGCACAGCGAAAGACAATGAGTTTTCAAGCAGTGCGCCAGACGCGGCAGCGGGCAAGTGTCCGTTCCTACAGAAAACTGTAAAAATGTTCGACTATGCTGATGAAGAGAAGCCACAACCGAAGTCGATTCCGGTGCTGATTGAAGATGTAGATAATCTCTACTGCGGTTTGTATCAGCATGCTTGTTACAATCGTGAATTGTATAAACGTAGTGATGCCTTGGGTCAACAATTGGCTGAGGAATTGATTAAAAAGGGTGCCTTAGAGGTTATGAAATGCGCGCAAGCGGAAATACATAGCAAAGCATAA
- the LOC120776804 gene encoding zinc finger protein CG2199 — MSINHAFYIDMNFSEIIAARMKTCKLCKCKSESVFEPNEYILGTQISDVIKFIFSDQALEFPPKFFICSACAAALVQTEIVLKRLSEALPHSRNSGKLNLSNHKNDDNDEEPQTEQNGINESSKASASETFLKDWIFRCTHCEYTTRKPKLYKTHLTTRHELDNPRIYQCMYCSESYQRINAIQNHIGSIHENKPRQKRQRRKTIAFDSPSVLSSTTISKQVEINTPVGNINNETNGVDTNNDSYQADGSKNYEFTCSHCIYKTIFPKHFKRHLSVKHNIEDTRIYKCKRCPSTYARQFALNNHIAYEHENKPKPQRRKSVALEQSILYKDELIIPKEEMLDDNDDLRCEFCLYQAQDSKTLRNHMVLLHQTDNLIQNNNSNQKDNNYKNNVYSETTYNNQEEQQDHVFQEPFKKPPNQLSSSEISSSEWVFQCPRCDFECAKKKAFKAHLINEHGLYDNDIYKCLYCSSTYERYSSLQNHVAVSHSVDLTGIESDSSQDNVAKKQKLNGTANSTEKHTLENSSQEQTPSKKRRMEREKSKESCVVCGKLFSTVDKLRAHMDKHHGGDEIKKCPNCDAQFRSLEKYEAHLFSEKCLNTKLACQYPGCPKRFNRPSKMQQHMREKHPDVID, encoded by the exons ATGAGCATCAACCATGCTTTTTATattgatatgaatttttctgaaataattgCGGCCAGAATGAAAACGTGCAAGTTGTGTAAATGTAAATCCGAATCTGTTTTTGAGCCCAACGAATATATACTGGGCACACAAATTTCtgatgttataaaatttatatttagtgATCAG GCGTTGGAGTTTCcaccaaaatttttcatatgttCTGCATGTGCGGCGGCGTTGGTACAAACTGAAATTGTGCTAAAGCGACTTTCGGAGGCTTTGCCACACAGCAGAAATTCTGGAAAACTAAACTTATCTAATCATAAAAACGATGATAACGATGAGGAGCCTCAGACCGAACAGAATGGTATAAATGAAAGTAGCAAAGCTTCGGCATCTGAAACCTTTCTGAAGGATTGGATATTTCGCTGTACCCATTGCGAATACACTACCAGAAAGCCTAAATTGTACAAAACTCATTTAACAACTAGACATGAACTGGATAATCCACGCATTTACCAGTGTATGTATTGTTCGGAATCATATCAACGCATAAATGCCATACAAAATCACATCGGCAGCATACATGAAAATAAACCGCGTCAAAAACGTCAACGTCGAAAGACAATTGCATTTGATTCGCCAAGTGTATTAAGCAGTACAACCATCAGTAAACAGGTGGAAATTAACACTCCAGTTGGTAATATCAACAATGAAACAAATGGTGTTGATACAAATAATGATAGTTATCAAGCAGATGGCAGCAAAAACTATGAATTTACATGCAGTCACTGcatttataaaacaatatttccAAAACATTTCAAGCGGCACTTATCAGTTAAACATAATATTGAAGACACAAGAATTTATAAGTGCAAGCGATGTCCTAGTACGTATGCACGACAATTTGCTTTGAATAACCATATCGCTTacgaacatgaaaacaaacCTAAACCACAGCGCAGAAAGTCAGTAGCTTTAGAACAAAGTATATTATACAAAGACGAGTTGATAATACCTAAAGAAGAAATGTTGGATGATAATGACGACCTAAGATGTGAATTTTGCCTTTATCAAGCGCAAGACTCAAAAACGCTTCGAAATCATATGGTACTATTGCATCAAACTGATAATCTAATTCAAAACAATAACAGTAATCAAAAGgacaacaattataaaaataatgtctATTCGGAGACCACATATAATAATCAAGAAGAACAGCAAGATCATGTATTCCAAGAACCTTTTAAAAAACCCCCTAATCAATTAAGTTCGAGTGAAATATCATCTTCAGAATGGGTTTTCCAATGCCCACGTTGTGATTTTGAATGCGCCAAAAAGAAAGCATTCAAAGCTCATTTAATTAATGAACATGGCTTATATGATAACGATATATATAAGTGTCTTTACTGTTCGTCAACATACGAACGTTATAGCTCGTTGCAGAATCATGTAGCAGTGAGTCATAGCGTTGATTTGACAGGAATAGAATCGGATTCTAGTCAAGATAACGttgcaaagaaacaaaaacttaaTGGAACTGCAAATAGTACAGAAAAACACACTCTTGAGAACAGCAGTCAGGAGCAAACGCCGTCAAAAAAACGTAGAATGGAACgagaaaaaagtaaagaatcTTGTGTTGTATGTGGCAAGCTTTTTTCCACCGTGGATAAATTGCGCGCTCATATGGACAAACATCATGGAGGCGACGAAATCAAAAAGTGTCCGAATTGTGATGCACAATTTCGTTCGTTGGAGAAGTACGAGGCACATCTGTTTAGCGAGAAATGTCTCAACACTAAGCTAGCCTGCCAATATCCTGGTTGTCCGAAACGTTTTAATAGACCatcaaaaatgcaacaacataTGCGTGAGAAACATCCCGATGTAATAGACTAA
- the LOC120777593 gene encoding oocyte zinc finger protein XlCOF15-like: MLHCSEFDYENENFANTTAFDVDIELLDDKGTAESVEKPTIIRRSKGRPPKRYDFQFKCEQCDFVSAYAKYFRTHMSQTHKDESMRIFKCTQCPEAYVEERFLQEHVKYLHDCVPRQPKFICAKCGKGFPKQSHLTRHSYVHDPAKKPFLCDRCSKRFTSQSTLDRHIEAKHIEQKAHTCADCGKAFGHIYGLKAHRMRLHKMKVE; this comes from the coding sequence ATGTTGCACTGTAGCGAGTTCgattatgaaaatgaaaactttgCAAACACTACAGCTTTCGATGTTGATATTGAATTGCTCGACGATAAGGGTACTGCTGAATCTGTCGAAAAACCTACTATTATTAGAAGAAGTAAGGGCCGCCCACCTAAACGTTACGATTTCCAATTCAAATGCGAACAATGTGACTTTGTTAGCGCCTATGCAAAGTATTTTCGTACTCATATGTCTCAAACACATAAAGATGAATCAATGCGTATATTCAAATGTACACAATGCCCTGAAGCATATGTGGAGGAGCGTTTTCTACAAGAGCATGTGAAATATTTACACGATTGTGTGCCACGTCAACCGAAGTTCATCTGCGCCAAGTGTGGTAAAGGATTTCCAAAACAATCACATCTCACGCGACATTCCTATGTTCATGATCCAGCGAAGAAACCTTTTCTATGCGATCGCTGTTCTAAGCGGTTCACAAGCCAGTCCACGTTAGATCGTCACATTGAAGCGAAACATATTGAGCAGAAAGCGCATACTTGTGCAGATTGCGGAAAGGCTTTTGGTCATATTTACGGCCTAAAAGCACACAGAATGCGTTTGCACAAAATGAAGGTTGAATAG
- the LOC120776805 gene encoding porphobilinogen deaminase isoform X1: MTNHKDKTIRVGSRKSELALIQTKHVIARLQKLYPKKKFEIHTMSTIGDRVLNISLPKIGEKSLFTRDLEDALRNGGVDFVVHSLKDLPTALPTGMAIGAVLEREDARDALVLREEYKGHTIETLPKGCVIGTSSLRRTAQIRRQYPHLTICDIRGNLNTRLAKLDATNSKFAGIVLAQAGLVRMGWEQRISQVLEPTDLLYAVGQGALAVECRANDEEVLSMLQSLMCLSTTCRILAERSFLKTLGGGCSAPVAVWSNLDGDLTETNQNNCNSALSLVGAVWSLDGATEIRDKKACSFAVEEVKKADNNDNANLVEDSDDDSSDQPPTKRRRSNESSSPEQRHSPPVINDDAEIEKLTTAYSMGDIIEKHISLAKHCPVISADLHKIEMINNAENGNDNGNISANLDLRASGDSNANNPHCPLKMDVGQDFMGECPFVSKEEKITLATAGKCPVTKELVQKPKEETDNVVVAALPSTSKCPFASMHSTAKDNEFSSSAPDAAAGKCPFLQKTVKMFDYADEEKPQPKSIPVLIEDVDNLYCGLYQHACYNRELYKRSDALGQQLAEELIKKGALEVMKCAQAEIHSKA; encoded by the exons TTAGCGCTCATTCAAACGAAACATGTCATTGCACGTTTACAAAAACTCTATCCcaaaaagaaattcgaaatCC atacCATGTCAACGATAGGCGATCGTGTTCTCAATATATCACTGCCAAAAATAGGCGAGAAAAGCCTTTTCACACGTGATCTCGAAGACGCATTACGCAACGGTGGTGTAGATTTCGTTGTACATTCGCTTAAAGATCTACCCACCGCGCTTCCAACTGGTATGGCGATTGGTGCTGTGCTTGAACGTGAAGACGCTAGAGATGCTTTGGTGCTGCGTGAGGAATACAAGGGTCACACCATCGAAACATTGCCAAAGGGTTGTGTGATAG GCACTTCTTCACTTCGACGCACAGCTCAAATCCGTCGGCAATATCCTCATTTAACCATTTGCGATATACGCGGTAATCTGAATACACGTCTTGCGAAATTGGATGCCACTAATTCGAAATTCGCTGGCATAGTACTTGCACAAGCTGGCCTTGTACGCATGGGTTGGGAGCAGCGTATCAGTCAGGTACTAGAACCGACCGATTTGCTATATGCTGTCGGCCAAGGTGCCTTGGCTGTTGAATGTCGTGCGAATGATGAGGAAGTACTCTCAATGTTGCAGAGTTTAATGTGCCTGTCAACAACCTGTCGCATATTAGCCGAACGTAGCTTCCTCAAGACTTTAGGTGGTGGCTGCAGTGCTCCCGTAGCAGTTTGGAGTAATTTAGATGGTGATTTAACTgaaacaaatcaaaataactGTAACAGCGCTTTGTCTTTGGTGGGCGCCGTCTGGAGTTTGGATGGTGCTACCGAAATACGTGACAAGAAAGCCTGCAGCTTCGCCGTAGAAGAAGTGAAAAAAGCTGATAACAATGATAATGCTAATTTAGTTGAAGATAGCGACGACGATAGCAGTGATCAACCGCCTACTAAACGACGCCGAAGCAACGAGTCAAGCAGTCCGGAACAACGTCACAGTCCTCCAGTGATAAATGACGATgcagaaatagaaaagcttacAACCGCCTACAGCATGGGCGATATCATTGAAAAACACATAAGCTTAGCAAAACATTGCCCTGTCATTAGCGCTGATTTACACAAAATAGAAATGATAAACAATGCAGAAAATGGCAATGATAATGGAAATATTAGCGCAAACTTGGATTTGCGCGCTAGCGGCGACTCGAACGCTAACAATCCGCATTGCCCCTTAAAAATGGATGTAGGGCAAGATTTTATGGGCGAATGCCCATTTGTAAGTAAAGAAGAAAAGATTACATTGGCTACAGCGGGGAAATGTCCCGTTACCAAAGAACTCGTACAAAAACCGAAAGAAGAAACTGACAATGTTGTCGTTGCGGCCTTACCGTCTACCTCAAAATGCCCGTTCGCCAGTATGCACAGCACAGCGAAAGACAATGAGTTTTCAAGCAGTGCGCCAGACGCGGCAGCGGGCAAGTGTCCGTTCCTACAGAAAACTGTAAAAATGTTCGACTATGCTGATGAAGAGAAGCCACAACCGAAGTCGATTCCGGTGCTGATTGAAGATGTAGATAATCTCTACTGCGGTTTGTATCAGCATGCTTGTTACAATCGTGAATTGTATAAACGTAGTGATGCCTTGGGTCAACAATTGGCTGAGGAATTGATTAAAAAGGGTGCCTTAGAGGTTATGAAATGCGCGCAAGCGGAAATACATAGCAAAGCATAA